A genomic window from Aerosakkonema funiforme FACHB-1375 includes:
- a CDS encoding ABC transporter ATP-binding protein: MYLQINNLHKHFETKNGTLVVLKDINMTIKEGEFICAVGASGSGKSTLLRQIAGLDMPTSGEVRIDGEVVTGPGPDRGMVFQHYTLYPWMSVQENTEFGLKLQGVPKKIRREQASYYLNVVGLTNFANSLPKELSGGMKQRVAIARALVSEPKVLLMDEPFGALDIHTKESMHEFMLDLWQRTNITIFMITHDVEEAVFLANRIYALGSRPGTVRKEIKVKLPDRTHTVKRHSIFHDYRDELMELLRRHGQEALAAA, from the coding sequence ATGTATCTGCAAATCAACAACCTGCACAAACACTTTGAGACAAAAAACGGCACGTTAGTTGTCCTCAAAGATATTAACATGACGATTAAAGAGGGCGAATTTATCTGCGCCGTGGGAGCATCCGGTTCGGGTAAATCTACCCTGTTGCGACAAATTGCCGGACTGGATATGCCCACATCTGGGGAAGTCAGAATTGATGGAGAAGTTGTCACTGGGCCAGGGCCAGACCGAGGTATGGTATTTCAGCACTATACGCTTTACCCTTGGATGAGTGTGCAGGAAAATACCGAGTTTGGACTCAAGCTTCAAGGCGTACCGAAGAAGATCCGACGCGAGCAAGCTAGCTATTATTTAAATGTGGTAGGTTTGACTAATTTTGCTAACTCCTTGCCAAAGGAATTATCGGGTGGGATGAAGCAACGGGTGGCAATTGCTCGCGCTCTTGTTTCGGAACCGAAAGTATTATTAATGGATGAACCTTTCGGTGCGTTGGATATCCATACTAAAGAGTCGATGCACGAATTTATGTTAGACCTTTGGCAGCGCACCAATATTACAATTTTCATGATTACTCATGATGTAGAAGAAGCGGTATTTTTAGCTAACCGCATCTATGCGCTGGGTTCTCGTCCCGGTACAGTCAGAAAAGAAATTAAGGTTAAATTACCCGATCGCACTCACACCGTTAAGCGCCACTCCATCTTCCACGACTACCGGGACGAGCTGATGGAACTGCTGCGGAGACACGGACAGGAAGCTCTAGCAGCAGCATGA
- a CDS encoding ABC transporter permease translates to MSQEPGSIRDFIRAKKLNPTVFWQLAEDIPKPLNTALVITSIAAPLLLWWLVTAFGNIDPKFLPSPGKVLEAFGRLWSTRELLKDTVASLWRVGVGFIFAATLSIPVGVLMGSFASIRALLEPLFGLMRYMPAPAFIPLLILYLGIGEEPKITLIFIGVFFFNSLMVMDTVKFVSKDLIEATYILGGDRKQALLQVIFPHVLPGIIDACRINLAAAWQLVIVSELIAATEGLGRRISVAGRFLRTDEIFVGLIVIGVIGLFFDLLFQYLLRVSCKWSSQKR, encoded by the coding sequence ATGAGCCAAGAACCAGGATCGATTAGAGATTTCATCCGAGCTAAAAAGCTCAATCCGACTGTTTTCTGGCAACTCGCCGAAGACATTCCCAAACCTCTCAATACCGCGTTGGTAATTACTTCCATAGCCGCTCCCCTGCTGCTGTGGTGGTTGGTAACTGCATTTGGCAACATCGACCCCAAATTTTTACCCTCACCCGGTAAAGTGCTGGAGGCGTTCGGACGTTTGTGGAGTACTCGCGAACTCCTCAAGGATACCGTAGCGAGTTTGTGGCGCGTCGGTGTCGGATTTATTTTTGCAGCAACGCTTTCCATCCCCGTTGGCGTGTTAATGGGCAGTTTTGCCAGTATTCGCGCTTTGCTGGAACCGCTTTTCGGCTTAATGCGCTATATGCCTGCGCCTGCCTTTATTCCTCTGCTAATTCTGTACCTGGGAATAGGAGAGGAACCGAAAATTACCCTCATCTTTATTGGAGTTTTCTTCTTCAACTCCTTAATGGTGATGGATACTGTAAAGTTTGTATCAAAAGATTTGATTGAAGCGACTTATATTTTAGGAGGCGATCGCAAACAAGCCCTGCTTCAGGTCATTTTTCCGCACGTCTTGCCGGGAATCATCGATGCTTGCCGCATCAACTTGGCAGCGGCATGGCAGTTAGTCATTGTCTCGGAACTAATTGCCGCAACCGAAGGTTTAGGTCGTCGCATTAGCGTGGCGGGTCGATTTCTGAGGACTGATGAAATTTTTGTCGGGCTAATCGTTATCGGCGTCATTGGATTGTTCTTCGATTTGCTATTCCAGTATCTGTTAAGAGTTTCTTGCAAATGGTCTAGCCAAAAACGTTAA